Proteins found in one Xenopus laevis strain J_2021 chromosome 1L, Xenopus_laevis_v10.1, whole genome shotgun sequence genomic segment:
- the apc.L gene encoding adenomatous polyposis coli homolog isoform X1 → MAAASYDQLVKQVEALTMENTNLRQELEDNSNHLTKLETEATNMKEVLKQLQGSIEDEAMASSGPIDLLERFKDLNLDSSNIPAGKARPKMSMRSYGSREGSLSGHSGECSPVPVGSFQRRGLLNGSRESAGYMEELEKERLLLIAEHEKEEKEKRWYYAQLQNLTKRIDSLPLTENFSMQTDMTRRQLEYEARQIRAAMEEQLGTCQDMEKRVQTRVGKIHQIEEEILRIRQLLQSQVAEAAERTPQSKHDAGSRDAEKLPDGQGTSEITASGNVGSGQGSSSRADHDTTSVMSSNSTYSVPRRLTSHLGTKVEMVYSLLSMLGTHDKDDMSRTLLAMSSSQDSCIAMRQSGCLPLLIQLLHGNDKDSVLLGNSRGSKEARARASAALHNIIHSQPDDKRGRREIRVLHLLEQIRAYCETCWEWQEAHEQGMDQDKNPMPAPVDHQICPAVCVLMKLSFDEEHRHAMNELGGLQAIAELLQVDCEMYGLINDHYSVTLRRYAGMALTNLTFGDVANKATLCSMKSCMRALVAQLKSESEDLQQVIASVLRNLSWRADVNSKKTLREVGSVKALMECALDVKKESTLKSVLSALWNLSAHCTENKADICSVDGALAFLVSTLTYRSQTNTLAIIESGGGILRNVSSLIATNEDHRQILRENNCLQTLLQHLKSHSLTIVSNACGTLWNLSARNAKDQEALWDMGAVSMLKNLIHSKHKMIAMGSAAALRNLMANRPAKYKDANIMSPGSSVPSLHVRKQKALEAELDAQHLSETFDNIDNLSPKTTHRNKQRHKQNLCSEYALDSSRHDDSICRSDNFSIGNLTVLSPYINTTVLPGSSSPRPTMDGSRPEKDRERTAGLGNYHSTTESSGNSSKRIGIQLSTTAQISKVMDEVSNIHLVQEDRSSGSASEMHCMSDERNSQRKPSSNHPQSNPFTFTKAESSTRGCPVAFMKMEYKMASNDSLNSVSSTEGYGKRGQVKPSVESYSEDDESKFFSYGQYPAGLAHKIQSANHMDDNDTELDTPINYSLKYSDEQLNSGRQSPTQNERWARPKHIIDSEMKQSEQRQPRTTKTTYSSYTENKEEKHKNFPLHFNQPENTPAYTRSRGTNNQVDQSRVSSNLPNNSKASKTHCQVDDYDDDKTSNFSERYSEEEQQEDETETRQSKYNIKPYASEEHHGEQPIDYSRKYSTDVPSSAQKPSFPYSNNPSKQKPKKEHVSSSSNTPTPSPNSNRQNQLHPNSAQSRPGLNRPKQISNKPPSINQETIQTYCVEDTPICFSRGSSLSSLSSAEDEIEGRERSSRGQESNKTLQITEPKEIQSAASKDSSVNETRSSVHHTRTKNNRLQTSNISPSDSSRQKSVEFSSGAKSPSKSGAQTPKSPPEHYVQETPLMFSRCTSVSSLDSFESHSIASSIASSVASEHMISGIISPSDLPDSPGQTMPPSRSKTPPPPQTVQVKKDVSKPKVSGEEREKVPKPTAVHSAIQRVQVLQEADTLLHFYTESTPDGFSCASSLSALSLDEPYIQKDVELKIMPPVLENDQGNEAESEKEVIDNKNKKEDKRSEQEKDMLDDTDDDIDILEECIISAMPRKLSRKNKKVPQPTSGKPPPPVPRKPSQLPVYKLLSSQNRLQTQKHVNFTNSDDMPRVYCVEGTPINFSTATSLSDLTIESPPNELANNDQPNTVSLSTDFEKRDTIPTEGRSTDETDASKHLNPSTSVLDEDKAEEGDILAECIHSAMPKGKSHKPYRVKKIMDQINHTSAGTSSCNSRSMQEIEKNKPTSPVKPMPQTIEFKERLKKNTESKLSPSSENQYCDPRKQNNKKPSKDANEKIPNNEEKTKGFAFDSPHHYTPIEGTPYCFSRNDSLSSLDFEDDDIDLSKEKAELRKEKGTKDTDQKVKYKNENPAINQRGKQNQVGPKSLGGRDQPKALVQKPTSFSPAAKGTQDRGGATDEKMQNFAIENTPVCFSRNSSLSSLSDIDQENNNKETEPLKQTGTSETQLGLRRPQTSGYAPKSFHVEDTPVCFSRNSSLSSLSIDSEDDLLQECISSAMPKKRKPSKIKNEGGKSRSNSVGGILAEEPDLTLDLRDIQSPDSENAFSPDSENFDWKAIQEGANSIVSRLHQAAAAGSLSRQGSSDSDSILSLKSGISLGSPFHLTLDKEEKTITSNKGPKILKPAEKSALENKKTEEEPKGIKGGKKVYKSLITGKSRSSSDFSSHCKQSVQTNMPSISRGRTMIHIPGVRASSPSTSPVSKKGPVFKNVPSKGSNENPSSSSSPKGTKPLKSELVYGSRPSSTPGGSSKGNSRSGSRDSASSRPSPQPLSRPLQSPGRNSISPGKNGISPPNKFSQLPRTTSPSTASTKSSGSGRMSYTSPGRQLSQPNLSKQSGLPKTHSSIPRSESASKSLNQNVNTGSNKKVELSRMSSTKSSGSESDRSERPALVRQSTFIKEAPSPTLRRKLEESASFESLSSSSRADSPPRSQTQTPALSPSLPDMALSTHSIQAGGWRKMPPNLNPAAEHGDSRRRHDISRSHSESPSRLPITRSGTWKREHSKHSSSLPRVSTWRRTGSSSSILSASSESSEKAKSEDEKQQVCSFPGPRSECSSSAKGTWRKIKESEILETPSNGSSSTIAESNCSLESKTLVYQMAPAVSKTEDVWVRIEDCPINNPRSGRSPTGNSPPVIDNVLDQGQKEEAAKDCHTRHNSGNGNVPLLENRQKSFIKVDGLDTKGTDPKSLINNQQETNENTVAERTAFSSSSSSKHSSPSGTVAARVTPFNYNPSPRKSNGENSTSRPSQIPTPVTNSTKKRDSKTETTDSSGSQSPKRHSGSYLVTSV, encoded by the exons ATGGCTGCTGCTTCGTATGATCAGTTGGTAAAGCAAGTGGAGGCGTTGACGATGGAGAATACAAACCTTCGACAAGAATTAGAAGACAATTCCAATCATCTTACAAAACTTGAGACTGAGGCAACAAACATgaag GAGGTTCTCAAGCAGCTGCAAGGAAGTATTGAGGATGAGGCAATGGCTTCTTCTGGCCCAATTGATCTTCTGGAACGTTTTAAAG ACCTAAATCTGGACAGCAGTAATATCCCTGCAGGCAAGGCTAGGCCAAAGATGTCTATGCGTTCTTATGGAAGCAGAGAAGGCTCTCTTTCTGGTCATTCAGGTGAATGCAGTCCGGTACCTGTGGGTTCATTTCAAAGGAGAGGCCTTTTAAATGGAAGCAGAGAAAGTGCTGGGTATATGGAAGAACTtgagaaggaaag GTTATTACTTATTGCTGAGCacgaaaaggaagaaaaagaaaagcgcTGGTACTATGCCCAACTTCAGAACCTTACCAAGAGGATCGATAGCCTTCCTCTTACAGAAAAT TTTTCCATGCAGACTGATATGACCAGAAGACAACTGGAGTATGAGGCCCGGCAAATCAGAGCTGCAATGGAGGAGCAGTTGGGAACATGTCAAGACATGGAGAAGCGAGTACAG ACAAGAGTGGGTAAAATACATCAAATAGAGGAAGAGATATTACGTATTCGACAACTGTTGCAGTCTCAGGTGGCAGAGGCAGCAGAG CGGACTCCACAGAGCAAGCATGATGCAGGCAGCAGGGATGCTGAGAAGCTGCCCGATGGACAGGGAACCTCTGAAATCACGGCATCTGGCAATGTTGGAAGCGGACAG GGTTCATCCAGTAGAGCAGATCACGACACAACCAGTGTTATGAGCTCTAACAGCACTTACTCTGTTCCGCGAAGGCTTACAAGTCATCTTGGTACAAAG GTTGAAATGGTATATTCACTTCTATCAATGCTTGGCACTCACGACAAGGATGATATGTCTCGGACTCTGTTAGCCATGTCAAGTTCTCAAGACAGCTGTATTGCTATGCGCCAGTCTGGATGCCTTCCTCTTCTCATTCAGTTATTGCATGGCAACGATAAAGACTCTGTGCTGCTGGGAAACTCGCGTGGAAGCAAAGAGGCCCGTGCTAGGGCTAGTGCAGCACTGCATAACATCATTCACTCTCAGCCTGACGACAAGCGAGGCAGAAGGGAAATCCGAGTCCTTCACCTTTTGGAGCAGATCCGGGCTTACTGCGAAACATGTTGGGAATGGCAAGAAGCACACGAGCAAGGAATGGACCAGGATAAGAATCCAA TGCCTGCCCCAGTTGACCACCAGATATGTCCTGCTGTTTGTGTGCTGATGAAATTATCATTTGATGAAGAACACAGGCATGCAATGAATGAACTTG GTGGACTGCAGGCTATTGCTGAGCTTTTGCAAGTAGATTGTGAAATGTATGGACTTATTAATGACCACTATAGTGTTACATTACGGCGATATGCTGGGATGGCATTGACAAATCTCACTTTTGGTGATGTAGCTAACAAG gCTACACTGTGCTCAATGAAAAGTTGCATGCGAGCTCTTGTAGCTCAGCTTAAATCTGAAAGTGAAGATTTGCAACAg GTTATTGCAAGTGTTTTAAGGAATTTATCCTGGAGAGCAGATGTGAACAGCAAAAAAACCCTTCGAGAGGTGGGAAGTGTGAAGGCTCTAATGGAATGTGCTCTGGATGTAAAGAAG gAGTCCACTCTGAAAAGTGTGCTAAGTGCCTTGTGGAATTTGTCAGCTCACTGCACAGAGAATAAAGCAGATATCTGCTCTGTAGATGGGGCGTTGGCATTTCTAGTTAGCACATTAACTTACCGAAGTCAAACCAATACTCTGGCCATCATTGAGAGTGGAGGTGGAATACTACGTAATGTGTCCAGTTTGATTGCTACTAATGAAGACCACAG ACAAATCCTAAGGGAGAACAACTGTTTGCAGACCTTACTACAGCACTTGAAATCACACAGCTTGACTATTGTAAGCAATGCCTGTGGGACCCTGTGGAATTTATCAGCACGAAATGCGAAAGACCAGGAGGCCCTCTGGGACATGGGGGCAGTCAGCATGCTCAAAAACCTTATCCACTCAAAGCACAAGATGATAGCTATGGGCAGTGCTGCAGCTTTAAGAAACTTAATGGCAAACAGACCGGCAAAATACAAGGATGCCAATATTATGTCCCCTGGCTCAAGTGTGCCATCTCTTCATGTTCGGAAACAGAAAGCATTGGAAGCGGAACTAGATGCACAACATTTGTCTGAGACATTTGACAATATTGATAATTTAAGCCCCAAAACCACCCACCGCAATAAACAAAGGCATAAGCAGAACTTGTGCAGCGAGTATGCTTTGGATTCTAGCAGGCATGATGATTCGATATGCCGCTCAGACAATTTTAGTATTGGTAATTTGACTGTTCTTTCTCCATATATTAATACAACTGTGCTACCAGGGTCATCTTCACCTCGACCAACTATGGATGGTAGCAGGCCTGAAAAAGACAGGGAAAGAACAGCAGGTCTCGGCAACTACCATTCGACAACTGAAAGTTCTGGAAATTCTTCCAAGCGTATTGGCATACAGTTGTCAACTACAGCTCAGATTTCTAAAGTTATGGATGAGGTATCAAATATTCACTTGGTCCAGGAAGACAGAAGTTCAGGGTCTGCTTCTGAAATGCACTGCATGTCAGATGAAAGAAATTCACAAAGGAAACCTTCCAGCAATCACCCCCAATCAAATCCATTCACTTTCACTAAAGCAGAGAGTTCCACGAGGGGTTGTCCTGTAGCATTTATGAAAATGGAATACAAAATGGCATCAAATGATAGTTTAAACAGTGTCAGCAGCACAGAAGGGTATGGGAAACGTGGCCAAGTAAAACCATCTGTAGAGTCTTACTCTGAGGATGATGAAAGTAAATTTTTTAGTTATGGGCAGTATCCTGCAGGCCTAGCACACAAAATTCAGAGTGCAAACCACATGGATGATAATGATACAGAACTAGATACACCAATAAATTATAGTCTGAAATATTCAGATGAGCAGTTGAATTCTGGTAGACAAAGCCCAACACAGAATGAGAGGTGGGCAAGACCAAAGCATATAATAGACAGTGAAATGAAACAAAGTGAACAGAGGCAGCCTCGAACCACCAAAACAACATATAGTTCCTACactgaaaataaagaagaaaagcaTAAAAATTTCCCACTCCATTTCAACCAACCAGAAAATACACCTGCTTACACCAGATCAAGGGGGACAAACAACCAAGTAGACCAGTCTAGAGTAAGCTCTAATCTCCCAAACAATTCAAAGGCTTCCAAAACTCATTGTCAAGTTGATGACTATGATGACGATAAAACATCAAATTTTAGTGAACGCTATTCTGAGGAAGAACAACAGGAAGATGAAACTGAAACAAGACAAAGCAAGTACAATATTAAACCTTATGCCTCAGAAGAACACCACGGGGAACAGCCAATTGATTACAGCCGAAAGTATTCTACAGATGTTCCTTcatcagcacagaaaccatccTTCCCATATTCAAATAACCCCTCaaagcaaaaacccaaaaaagaGCACGTTTCATCCAGCAGTAATACTCCAACTCCATCACCAAACTCCAATAGACAAAATCAACTTCATCCTAACTCTGCTCAATCCAGACCTGGGCTAAATAGACCAAAACAAATTTCTAACAAGCCACCTTCTATTAACCAAGAGACTATTCAAACATATTGTGTTGAAGATACGCCCATATGTTTTTCACGAGGCAGTTCTTTATCTTCGCTCTCATCTGCTGAAGATGAGATTGAAGGACGGGAAAGAAGTTCAAGGGGACAAGAATCGAATAAAACTCTTCAAATAACAGAGCCTAAAGAAATCCAGAGTGCAGCCTCCAAGGATAGTTCAGTAAATGAAACCCGTTCATCAGTACACCATACACGGACCAAAAACAACAGACTCCAAACATCTAACATTTCACCCTCTGATTCATCCAGGCAAAAATCTGTTGAATTTTCATCAGGTGCTAAGTCACCATCAAAGAGTGGTGCCCAAACACCTAAAAGCCCACCAGAACATTATGTCCAAGAAACACCTTTAATGTTTAGTAGATGCACATCAGTGAGCTCATTGGATAGTTTTGAGAGTCATTCTATTGCTAGCTCAATAGCTAGCTCTGTGGCAAGTGAGCACATGATTAGTGGAATTATAAGCCCTAGTGATCTTCCTGATAGCCCTGGTCAAACAATGCCTCCAAGCAGAAGTAAAACACCACCACCTCCTCAAACAGTGCAAGTTAAAAAAGATGTCAGTAAGCCTAAAGTATCTGGTGAAGAAAGGGAAAAAGTTCCAAAGCCGACAGCAGTACATTCTGCAATTCAAAGAGTCCAAGTGCTTCAGGAAGCAGATACTCTGCTGCATTTTTATACTGAGAGTACACCTGATGGATTTTCATGTGCATCCAGTCTTAGTGCTTTAAGTCTGGATGAACCATATATTCAGAAAGATGTAGAGCTGAAAATTATGCCACCTGTTCTGGAAAACGATCAAGGGAATGAAGCAGAGTCAGAAAAGGAGGTTatagacaataaaaataaaaaggaagataAAAGATCAGAACAAGAAAAAGATATGCTTGACGACACAGATGATGATATTGATATACTAGAAGAATGTATAATTTCTGCTATGCCCAGGAAACTGTCAAGGAAAAACAAGAAAGTTCCACAGCCAACGTCTGGAAAACCACCACCACCAGTTCCAAGAAAACCAAGTCAGTTACCTGTATATAAACTACTTTCCTCTCAAAATAGACTTCAGACTCAAAAGCATGTTAATTTCACTAATTCAGATGATATGCCTAGAGTGTACTGTGTTGAAGGAACACCAATAAATTTTTCGACTGCAACATCTCTTAGTGATCTCACAATAGAATCCCCACCAAATGAACTGGCAAATAATGATCAGCCAAATACTGTCTCACTGTCCACAGACTTCGAAAAGAGAGACACTATTCCTACTGAGGGAAGGAGTACAGATGAGACAGATGCAAGTAAACATTTAAATCCTTCTACCTCAGTACTTGATGAGGATAAAGCTGAGGAAGGTGATATTCTTGCAGAATGCATACATTCTGCAATGCCTAAAGGGAAAAGTCACAAACCgtacagagtaaaaaaaataatggatcaGATTAACCACACATCAGCTGGAACGTCCTCATGTAACAGCAGAAGTAtgcaggaaattgaaaaaaataagccAACCTCACCAGTAAAACCTATGCCACAAACTATTGAGTTCAAAGAACGCTTAAAGAAAAATACAGAGTCAAAACTAAGCCCTAGTAGTGAAAACCAGTACTGTGATCCAAGgaaacagaataataaaaaaccctcaaaagaTGCAAATGAAAAGATTCCGAACAATGAAGAGAAAACTAAAGGATTTGCATTTGATTCCCCTCACCATTATACTCCAATTGAAGGGACACCATACTGTTTCTCGAGAAATGATTCATTAAGTTCCCTAGATTTTGAAGATGACGATATTGATCTTTCCAAAGAAAAGGCAGAGTTAAGAAAAGAAAAGGGAACAAAGGATACTGACcaaaaagtaaaatacaaaaatgagAATCCAGCTATAAATCAGAGGGGTAAACAAAATCAGGTTGGACCAAAGAGCTTAGGAGGAAGAGATCAACCAAAAGCATTAGTACAAAAACCAACTTCATTCTCTCCTGCAGCAAAAGGAACGCAAGACAGAGGGGGTGCTACAGATgagaaaatgcagaattttgccattGAAAATACTCCTGTTTGCTTTTCTCGGAATTCATCCTTGAGTTCACTAAGTGATATTGATCAAGAgaacaataataaagaaactgaGCCTTTAAAACAAACCGGAACATCTGAAACACAGCTAGGACTGCGCAGACCTCAAACTTCAGGGTATGCACCTAAATCTTTTCATGTGGAGGACACACCAGTGTGTTTTTCTAGGAACAGTTCTCTCAGTTCTTTGAGTATAGACTCTGAAGATGATTTGCTACAGGAATGCATAAGTTCTGCAATGCCCAAGAAAAGGAAGCCTTCAAAAATTAAGAATGAAGGGGGGAAAAGTCGTTCAAATAGTGTTGGTGGCATTTTGGCTGAGGAACCAGATCTTACACTGGATCTGAGAGATATTCAAAGCCCTGATTCTGAAAATGCATTTTCTCCAGACTCTGAAAACTTTGACTGGAAAGCAATTCAGGAAGGTGCAAATTCAATAGTGAGTCGTTTACAtcaagctgctgctgctggttcACTCTCCCGACAAGGCTCTTCAGATTCTGATTCAATTCTTTCATTGAAATCAGGAATTTCCTTGGGATCCCCATTCCATCTTACTTTAGACAAGGAGGAAAAGACTATCACTAGTAACAAAGGGCCAAAAATTTTAAAGCCAGCTGAGAAAAGTGCACtcgaaaataaaaaaactgaagagGAACCTAAAGGAATTAAAGGTGGCAAGAAAGTTTATAAGAGCTTAATAACAGGGAAATCACGTTCCAGCTCAGACTTCTCAAGTCATTGTAAACAATCAGTGCAAACAAATATGCCCTCCATCTCCCGTGGAAGAACAATGATCCATATTCCTGGTGTTCGTGCTAGCTCTCCCAGCACAAGTCCTGTATCAAAGAAAGggcctgtttttaaaaatgtaccatCGAAAGGTTCAAATGAAAACCCTAGTTCTAGTAGTTCACCCAAAGGTACAAAACCTTTAAAATCAGAATTGGTATATGGCAGCAGGCCATCATCAACACCAGGTGGATCAAGTAAAGGAAACTCCAGGTCAGGATCTAGAGATTCTGCTTCTTCAAGGCCATCTCCACAACCATTAAGCAGACCGTTGCAGTCTCCTGGTCGGAACTCTATTTCACCTGGTAAAAATGGAATAAGTCCCCCAAACAAATTTTCGCAATTGCCAAGGACCACATCACCTAGTACAGCATCTACAAAATCATCTGGCTCAGGAAGAATGTCTTATACATCCCCAGGGAGGCAGCTGAGTCAACCGAACCTTAGCAAACAATCAGGACTGCCCAAAACTCATAGTAGTATACCTCGAAGTGAATCCGCATCAAAGAGTTTGAACCAAAATGTAAACACTGGCTCAAACAAAAAAGTAGAACTGTCTAGAATGTCCTCCACAAAATCCAGCGGAAGTGAATCTGACCGATCCGAGAGACCTGCTTTGGTGCGCCAGTCTACCTTTATTAAGGAAGCACCTAGCCCTACATTAAGGAGGAAACTGGAAGAATCTGCATCATTTGAGTCCTTATCTTCCTCCTCAAGAGCAGATTCTCCACCAAGATCTCAAACTCAGACACCTGCTTTAAGCCCCTCTCTTCCCGATATGGCTTTATCAACGCACTCCATTCAAGCTGGGGGATGGCGAAAAATGCCTCCCAACCTGAATCCTGCTGCAGAACATGGGGATAGCCGCAGACGTCATGACATAAGTCGATCGCATTCAGAGTCTCCATCCAGGCTTCCAATCACACGATCAGGTACGTGGAAACGTGAACACAGTAAACATTCATCTTCACTTCCTCGTGTTAGTACGTGGAGAAGAACTGGAAGCTCATCATCCATTCTTTCTGCTTCATCCGAATCTAGTGAAAAAGCAAAGAGTGAAGATGAAAAGCAGCAGGTATGTTCCTTTCCAGGACCTAGATCAGAGTGCTCGTCTTCTGCAAAAGGAACTtggagaaaaataaaagagagTGAAATTCTTGAGACCCCCAGTAATGGCTCATCAAGTACTATTGCGGAGTCCAATTGTAGTTTAGAATCTAAAACTTTAGTTTACCAAATGGCTCCTGCTGTTTCTAAAACTGAGGATGTATGGGTAAGGATCGAGGATTGCCCAATTAATAATCCAAGATCGGGAAGGTCCCCTACTGGTAACTCTCCACCAGTTATTGATAATGTTTTAGATCAGGGTCAAAAGGAAGAGGCAGCAAAGGATTGCCATACCAGGCACAATTCGGGCAATGGGAATGTACCTTTGCTGGAAAATAGACAgaaatcatttattaaagtgGATGGCTTAGATACTAAGGGAACTGACCCAAAGTCTTTAATAAACAACCAGCAAGAGACAAATGAAAATACTGTTGCTGAGCGTACAGCATTTAGCTCAAGCAGCTCCAGCAAACACAGCTCGCCAAGTGGAACTGTTGCAGCGCGAGTCACACCCTTTAACTATAACCCCAGCCCCAGAAAAAGCAACGGCGAGAACAGCACATCACGACCTTCCCAGATTCCCACCCCAGTGACTAATAGTACAAAGAAACGGGACTCCAAAACAGAAACAACAGACTCTAGTGGATCTCAGAGCCCCAAAAGGCACTCTGGTTCTTATCTGGT